A window of the Phaseolus vulgaris cultivar G19833 chromosome 5, P. vulgaris v2.0, whole genome shotgun sequence genome harbors these coding sequences:
- the LOC137835874 gene encoding large ribosomal subunit protein eL28y-like has translation MTTVPGQLIWEIVKKNNSFLVKEFGNGTQSVQFSREPNNLYNLNTYKYSGLANKKTVTIQAAGKDQSVVLATTKTKKQNKPASLLHKSVMKKEFRRMAKAVQNQVADNYYRPDLKKAALARLSAVNRSLKVAKSGVKKRNRQAVKVVGRK, from the exons atgacgACAGTGCCAGGGCAATTGATTTGGGAGATCGTAAAGAAGAACAACTCTTTTTTGGTGAAAGAGTTCGGAAATGGCACTCAGAGCGTGCAGTTCAGCAGAGAACCCAACAATCTCTACAATCTCAACACTTACAAGTACTCTG GTTTGGCGAACAAGAAAACTGTCACTATTCAGGCTGCTGGTAAAGACCAATCTGTGGTATTGGCCACAACTAAGACTAAGAAACAGAATAAGCCTGCTTCCTTGCTTCACAAATCTGTTATGAAAAAAGAGTTCCGAAGAATGGCGAAGGCAGTGCAAAATCAG GTAGCTGATAACTACTACAGGCCTGATCTGAAAAAGGCAGCTCTGGCTAGGTTGAGCGCTGTCAATAGGAGCCTGAAAGTTGCAAAGTCTGGTGTGAAGAAGAGGAACAGACAGGCTGTGAAGGTTGTTGGCAGGAAGTGA
- the LOC137835875 gene encoding ESCRT-related protein CHMP1B, whose protein sequence is MGNTEKLMNQIMELKFTSKSLQRQSRKCEKEEKAEKLKVKKAIEKGNMDGARIYAENAIRKRTEQMNYLRLASRLDAVVARLDTQAKMATISKSMGNIVKSLESSLATGNLQKMSETMDQFEKQFVNMEVQAEFMESAMAGSTSLSTPEGEVNSLMQQVADDYGLEVSVGLPQPAAHAVPTKEADKVDEDDLSRRLAELKARG, encoded by the coding sequence ATGGGGAACACGGAGAAGCTGATGAACCAGATCATGGAGTTGAAATTCACGTCGAAGTCGCTGCAGCGTCAATCGCGCAAGTGCGAGAAGGAGGAGAAGGCGGAGAAGCTCAAGGTGAAGAAGGCGATCGAGAAAGGCAACATGGATGGCGCGCGGATCTACGCGGAGAACGCGATCCGTAAGCGTACGGAGCAGATGAACTACCTTCGCTTGGCCTCACGCCTCGACGCCGTGGTGGCGCGGCTTGATACGCAGGCGAAGATGGCGACGATCAGCAAGTCGATGGGAAACATCGTGAAATCGCTGGAGTCGTCGCTGGCGACGGGGAACTTGCAGAAGATGTCGGAGACGATGGACCAGTTCGAGAAGCAGTTCGTGAACATGGAGGTCCAGGCGGAGTTCATGGAGAGCGCCATGGCCGGATCGACCTCTCTCTCCACTCCCGAAGGAGAGGTCAACAGCCTCATGCAGCAGGTCGCCGACGACTACGGTCTCGAGGTTTCCGTCGGCCTCCCTCAGCCCGCCGCTCACGCCGTTCCGACCAAGGAAGCCGACAAGGTCGACGAGGACGACTTGTCTCGCCGCCTCGCCGAACTCAAGGCTAGAGGttaa
- the LOC137835879 gene encoding uncharacterized protein, protein MSRKGLMEQDLSKLDVTKLHPLSPEVISRQATINIGTIGHVAHGKSTVVKAISGVQTVRFKNELERNITIKLGYANAKIYKCEDERCSRPMCYKAYGSGKEDSPMCDVPGFENSKMKLLRHVSFVDCPGHDILMATMLNGAAIMDGALLLIAANESCPQPQTSEHLAAVEIMRLQHIIILQNKVDLIQENVAINQHEAISKFIQGTVADGAPVVPISAQLKYNIDVVCEYIVKKIPIPERNFISPPNMIVIRSFDVNKPGFEVDEIKGGVAGGSILRGVLKVNQFIEVRPGIVVKDESGNIRCTPIYSRIVSLYAEQNELQFAVPGGLIGVGTTMDPTLTRADRLVGQVLGEVGSLPEVFVELEVNFFLLRRLLGVRTKGSERQGKVSKLTKAEMLMLNIGSMSTGARVIAVRNDLAKLQLTSPVCTSKGEKIALSRRVEKHWRLIGWGQIQAGITLDVPPAPQFS, encoded by the exons ATGTCGCGGAAGGGTTTGATGGAACAAGACTTGAGTAAGTTGGATGTGACAAAGTTGCATCCACTTTCTCCAGAAGTCATATCTCGGCAAGCTACTATTAATATTG GCACTATCGGTCATGTGGCACATGGCAAGTCAACAGTTGTGAAAGCAATATCAGGTGTCCAG ACTGTGCGTTTCAAAAATGAGTTGGAGCGTAACattacaatcaagcttggctaTGCAAATGCAAAAATATACAAGTGTGAAGACGAACGGTGTTCAAGGCCTATGTGCTACAA GGCTTATGGAAGTGGGAAAGAAGATAGCCCTATGTGTGATGTGCCAGGGTTTGAAAACAGCAAGATGAAATTGCTGAGGCATGTTTCATTTGTGGATTGTCCG GGACATGATATTCTCATGGCTACTATGCTTAATGGAGCAGCAATCATGGATGGAGCTTTACTACTAATAGCTGCTAATGAAAGCTGCCCACAACCACAAACCTCTGAGCACTTGGCTGCTGTGGAAATCATGCGTCTACAGCATATAATAATCCTTCAGAACAAGGTTGATTTGATTCAGGAAAATGTTGCTATCAATCAGCATGAAGCAATTTCAAAGTTTATACAG GGAACTGTTGCTGATGGTGCACCAGTAGTACCCATTTCAGCACAGTTAAAGTATAATATTGATGTTGTGTGTGAGTATATTGTGAAGAAGATCCCAATCCCTGAGAGGAATTTTATTTCTCCACCTAATATGATTGTGATCCGGTCATTTGATGTCAATAAACCTGGTTTTGAGGTTGATGAAATTAAAGGAGGTGTAGCTGGTGGAAGCATTCTGAGG GGTGTTTTGAAGGTGAATCAATTCATTGAAGTTCGACCAGGGATTGTTGTTAAAGATGAGAGTGGAAATATCCGATGCACACCAATATACTCAAGAATAGTTTCATTGTATGCTGAACAAAATGAGCTTCAATTTGCTGTACCTGGAGGCCTAATTGGTGTTGGGACAACAATGGATCCCACGCTGACACGTGCTGATAGGTTGGTAGGTCAAGTTCTAGGAGAGGTTGGATCCCTACCTGAGGTTTTTGTTGAACTCGAG GTAAACTTTTTCCTACTTAGACGGCTTCTTGGCGTCCGAACAAAAGGGTCTGAGAGACAGGGGAAGGTATCGAAGCTGACGAAAGCAGAGATGCTAATGTTGAACATAGGATCAATGTCAACGGGGGCTAGAGTAATTGCTGTGAGGAATGACTTGGCAAAGTTGCAACTTACATCCCCTGTGTGCACTAGCAAGGGTGAGAAGATAGCACTTAGTCGACGTGTTGAGAAGCATTGGCGTCTTATTGGGTGGGGCCAAATCCAAGCAGGAATCACCCTTGACGTCCCTCCTGCTCCCCAGTTCAGTTGA